A stretch of DNA from Sulfurovum sp. TSL6:
CTCGCTTCGATACTTGCCCAGGCTATGTGTGGCGTGATCAGGAGTCTTTCTTGATGTTTGACTTCATGAAGACTGTTATCGGGTGTAAGCGGTTCTTTCTCGAGTACATCCAGCCCCGCATACAATGTACGTCTGTCAAGTTCAACGGCCAGATCTGTCTCATTGATGATACCTCCCCGTCCGAGGTTTAAAAGTATTGCATTCTCTTTGATAAAAGAGAGGTTGCTTTCATTGATGAGGTTATAGGTATTTTCATTGAGCGGTGCGTGAATAGAAATGATGTCACACTCTTTGAGCAATACTTCCAAACTTTGATGCGGGTAGGTATGATGAAGATTTTTCCCGCTGGTCGAGTGGTAACTCACTTCGGCTCCGAATGCTGTTGCAACTTTGGCAACCTCTTGGCCTATGGTGCCAAAACCGATAATGCCCCATTTTTTCCCTGATATTTCATAAAAGGGCTGAGTAACATCGGTAAAAAGCCCTGATTGACTCCATGATCCATCTTTCACTACTTTATCATAATAGGCCATTTTTTCCAGGAGGTAAAGTGCCATGGCAAACGTATGCTGTACCACACTTTTTGTTGAGTACCCTGCAACATTTTTGACTTCTATCTCTTTGGATCTGGCAGCCTCCAGGTCTACATTGTTCATGCCTGTAGCAGCGATGCAAATGAGTTTCAGTGTAGGTATTGCTTCCATCATAGTTGCGGTGATGACCACTTTATTGGTGATAATAATGTCTGCACTCTGGATGCGTTCGAGGGTCTCTTCGGGTGAAGTGGTCTTGTACACGCTCAGTGTTCCAAAAGATTCAAGTACAGTGAGGTCTAGGTCATCACCCAGTGTTTTAGCGTCAAGTAATACGATATTCATAATTTGCCTTAGTGTTGAGGTATGGGTGTAGCGTTCGTCTCTTCACAGGAAGGTGTTTCTGTAATGGTAAGTGTACACCCTGCATCTCCCCCGGTACCCAGGAAATCTGAAGAGAGTTCCAATGCACTGCTTTGTACCAAGGTAGACTCTGTTACATCTTTAAGCACTTCTTCTTTCCTCTGTGCATCAAAATGTGCAATGATCTTTCTATCACCCTTTAAAATGGTCATACTTGAGGATTCTTTGATAATGAGTACAGGGATGGTGCTTATATCCACAAATTTCAAAAATCCTCTGGCATTGATCTCTTTTGCGGAGATCGGTGTATAGGCTATCTGATGTTCTGCAAAATATTTTTTCACTTTTTTACAATGGGAGCATGTCTCTGATTGTATGAGGTACAAACCAGGAGCAGTCACAAAAGATCTGTTTTGGGGTATGGTCAGGGTATTCAACCCTAAAAAAATGGAAAGTACGGTAGCCAGAACCACAGCAAAGTACTTCATTTGACTAAAGAGTGCAATGACCAGCAAAGAGGAGAAGACACTCAGACAGAAGAGACAGGGTTCAGGGTTGGCAATGAACTGGTAGCCAATAATAGTTGTTTCAAAAGCTATACCGGCGTAAAGCATAGTGAAAAAGAGTGTTTCAAACCAACGGCTTTTGAGTGAAAGGTAGCCAGAGATGATCAAAGAGAGTACGCCGGCCAAACCAAAATAATTGAGATAAATATGGTCAAATCTCAGGAGCTCTCCAGCAAGTGCGCAACCTACTTCTCCACAAAGTGAAGTATGCTGTAATCTTAAATAGGTCTCAGTGGCAATATACACAAAGAGTAAGAAGGGTAAAAAGACCCTAGAAAAAAAACGCATATGTTCTCCTGTTAATGATCAGAAATATTCTCTACGATCTGAGTGGCTCTTCTTTTTGCTTCTTCCACTTCATCCAGTACCAGACTCACTGCCATACGACGGCCTACATGTGATTCGGGTTTTCCAAAGACTCTTACAAAACTGTCTTTTGTAAAGGCAGTGTCGGGTACTTCAAGTATAGGGGTGTGGCTTTCATTTTTAGCTTTGTAGGCACCACAGGCACCAGAACCGTAGAAGGTAAAGTCAAGAGGCAGTCCAAGCACAGCTCTTACATGCAGAGCAAACTCACTTTGGCTTTGTGTGATCAGTGTGACCATTCCTGTGTCGTGAGGACGCGGACTGAGTTCAGAGAAGTAGACTTCATCATCTTTCACAAAGAATTCCACACCAAAGATACCGCGGCCACCTAGACCATCAGTCACTGCTTTTGCGATCTCCTGTGCTTTTTTGAGTGCTTCAGGTGTCATTTGCATCGGCTGCCATGAGAGGATGAAATCTCCATCTTTCTGGACATGTCCGATAGGTTCACAAAAGGTGGTTCCTGTTTCATTACGCACGGTCAAAAGAGTGATCTCATAGTCAAAAGGGACAAACTCTTCTACGATAAGCTCCGAGGCATCTCCACGTGCTTCTTTCGCGATCTCCCATGAATTTTCTATATCATCTGCTGTTCTTGCGATACTTTGACCATGACCCGATGAACTCATGACCGGTTTGATGACACAAGGGAAACCTATGCGGTTACTGGCTTCTTTAAGCCCTTCAAGCGTAGTAACAAATTCATACCCGCTTGTTTTGAGTCCCAGCTCTTCAGCGGCAAAAACACGGATATTCTTACGGTTCATTGTTTTGTTGACCGCTTCGGCATTTGGGATCACATGAAAACCTTTGGCTTCTGCTTCAAAAAGGGCTGCAATGCTGATCGCTTCCACTTCAGGCAAGATAAAACTAGGCTGCTCTTTTTCTATTAGTGCGAGTACGGCTTCTTTGTCTTGCATGTCTATGGCATAAGAGCGGTTGGCTACAAGGTGTGCAGGGGCATTTTCATATTTATCTACTGCGATGACCTCTATCCCGAGCCGTTGGGCTTCCATAGCAACTTCTTTACCAAGTTCACCTGAACCCAGGAGCATGATCTTAATAGCGTCTTTTTGTAATGTGGTCGTAAATGTCATAAGAAAACCTTCGAAAAAATAATAGATTATTCTAGCGAAAAGTTAAATAATATGTAATGAGTTAAAGGAAAATTTGTAGTAGTTTAAGTAAAAAAGTGAGATGAGTCGTAGGGCAAATGCCCTACTGCTGTAATATTACAGTCTAGACTCGTATCTTCTAAGCATGAAGAGTTTTTTAAGGATTTTCTTGCGCGTTGCAATTTTCTCTTTTTTTCTCTTTTCAGTCTCAGTTTCGTGGTGTTGTCTAGCTCTAGCTTCTGTCACGATAAGATTTCTGTCGCATTGTCTTTTGAATTTTCTGTAAGCATCATCAAAAGAGTCACGTTGTGATAACATAATTCCTGGCATCGAAAAGCACCCCCTTCCTTATCAAGATTTCCTGGTTCTGGACCAAAATAGATAAATATGAATGGGATTATATCGAGTTAGTATTAATTTGTGATAAAATGAAAGTCATAGAAGTAGTAGAAGGAGTCAAGATGCAAAAAGTATTTGAAAATTGTTATGCACTAGATAAAAGGTGTTATGAATCTTATGGGCTGAGTGAAGACATACTCATGGAGCATGCAGCTGCCGGTATGGCAGACTATATACGTACGCATTTTCCCAAAGGCACTTCTGTATTGATCGTGGCAGGGACGGGGAACAATGGTGCAGACGGTATTGCATTGGGACGTCAGCTTCATGGAGATTACGACGTCAAACTCTATCTTCCTTTTCCTCTGCATTCGTCGATGGCAAAAATACAGTTTGAACGTGCCACGCTTTTAGGGCTAAAAATAGTTGATCAAATAAGCCAGGCTGATGTAGTGGTGGATGCACTTTTTGGTGCAGGCCTCAATCGAAACCTAGATGAAGATACAGAACATCTACTGCATCAGCTCAATGCACTAAAAGCGCATAAGATCGCTTGTGACATCCCTACAGGGGTAGGAGAGAAAGGCATACTCATGCCAATGGCATTTCATGCAGATGTGACCTTGACCATGGGAGCCTATAAAGAAGCGTTGTTTTTAGATGCATGTAAAGATGTAGTAGGTGAAGTTCTGCGTATTGATCTTGGCGTAAGTTCACTTTTCTATGAAGGAGAGAGTCAAACCTGTCTACTCGAAAAATCTGATCTGAAACTTCCTAGCAGAACAGAACAGTCTACACATAAAGGTATCTTCGGACATGCAGCTGTATTTTGCGGAGAAAAGGAGGGCGCAGGTATTATCTCAGGAATGGCTGCAGCGACATTTGGTGCAGGGCTTACGACCTTAGTCGTACATGAAAGGATCACCCCTCCTCCTTATCTGATGCACTCAACGGTTGTGCCTGACAATGCATCGGCCATGGCCATAGGTATGGGACTTGGATGTCACTTTGAGAGTGAATTTTTACAGAAGTATGTGGTTAAGAGCCACCTGCCTATTGTACTAGATGCAGACAGTTTCTATAATGAAGAGATCTTGAGTGTTCTGGAACAGAAAGACAGAGAAGTTGTTATCACCCCTCATCCCAAAGAGTTTGTCGTACTTTGGAAAACCCTGACAGGGGAACAATTGACTGTGACACAAGTACAAAACAGACGTTTTGAGATGGTACGAAAGTTTAATGCCAGATATCCGCATATTACACTTCTGCTTAAAGGGGCAAATACCCTTATCATGCAAGAAGAGAGACTCTACATCAACCCTTTGGGATGTTCCAAACTCAGCAAAGGGGGGAGCGGCGATGTGCTTTCGGGTCTCATTGTTGCACTGCTTGCACAAGGGTATACTGCCATTGATGCAGCCATTCAAGCTTCTTTGGCCTTGGTGATCGCTGCGCATCAATATGAGGGTTCTTCTTATGCGATGTTGTCTACGGACCTTGTAGAAGAAGTAGGGAAATTAGAGTGTACGGTTAAGGGCTAAAACGCTACAATGCGACGATAATTAAGTATGACAAAACAAGGCAGGGAAGCATTGAATGGCAAATCGTAAAAAATTAGCAGTACTTTTTAGCGGTAAAGGAAGCAATTTCGCGTATATTGTCAACACTTTACACCATAAAGGATTTGAAGTTGTCGTTGCCTTGACAAATAATCCCAATGCTCAGGGAATAAACATAGCTAAAGAAGCATCTATCCCTCTTGAGATCATAGATTCAAAAGCGTATGAGAGTAGAGAAGCTTTTGATGCTGCAGTGGTAAAATGCCTACAAAAGTACAATCCCGATCTTACCGTACTTGCAGGCTTTATGCGTATCTTGACCCCTGTCTTTACAGAGCAGATCAAAAGTATCAACCTGCATCCCTCTTTGCTGCCAAGACACAAAGGGCTTAAGGCTATAGAGAAAAGTTATGAAGATGAACATACCCATGGCGGTGCATCTGTGCATTATGTCACTTCTGAACTTGATGGAGGAGAGGTGATCTTGCAAAAAGAGATCGCCAAAGAGGGCTTGAGTTTTGAAGACTATGATAAAAAAATACGGAGTATTGAAAAAGTAGCCCTGGTAGAAGCCATTAGAAAAGTCCTGGATTAAATTTTTTTGATGGTATATCTGTGACTGTATTGTGCCCCTTCAGAGGATAGGGTACTCTCATAAATCGTTATTTCAGGGAGGATCACTCCTAAAGATCTTTCACGATAGGTTTTGAGTTTCTCTTTGTAGGCTTTGTAATCATGTATGGCTTTGATACGGCAAAACGTAATGTGCGGTTTGAAACGATAGAGATCAAAGCCTGCATGTTTGAATTCTTTTGCTTTGTTATAGAGTTCTATGGCTTTAGACTTAGAAAAAAAGACTCTAGGCGGCCGTCCGAAATACCCTAATGCTTGTATAGGGACCTGATGTTCCAAGGCAGATATCCCTTGGAGTTTATCAAGGATAGGTTTTACCTCCTCCACATCACCGAGAAATACCCAGGTCAGATGCAGATTTTGCTCTTCTACCCATTTCCCTTCGATAATACCTTTAAAATCTTCTTGTATGGAAGCATAGTCCTCCAGAATGACAGGCGATGCGATGAAGAGTCTCATGGTGGTCCTTTTTTCATAATCAACTATGATATTTTGACATACTTTTTCACTTTTTTCTTAAATGTCAGGTGATCTTTTCAAGATATGGGCTGATTGATGAGCAAAAAGCAGATAGTGTAAAAAATCGCTATAATTAAAAAATGAACTTATAATAGGTAGAAGGAGTATAGCATGCTCAAAAGAAAAATAGCACTGTTTAAACTGCTTGGTTTTACCGTATCTTTGGACGTGAGCTGGGGTATTATTCTTTTTTTGGTGATATGGTCACTTTCTAAGGGTTTCTTTCCGAGTTATTTCCCAGGGCTTAGCCTTCAAACATACTGGCTGATGGGCGTATCCGGGGCGATAGGACTTTTTATTTCTATTATCATCCATGAGTTTTCCCACGCATTGATTGCCCGTAAATATGACATAAAAATAAAAGGTATTACGCTCTTTATCTTTGGGGGTGTGGCTGAGATGAAGGATGAACCCCACACGCCTAAAAGTGAATTTTTGATGGCGATTGCAGGGCCGATAGCCAGCTTTACACTCTCTATCATCTTCAGTGGACTTGCGCAAGTTGCGGAGACATTGAAGTTTTCGGTACCCATTGTCGCTATTTTGGGCTATTTGAGTATGATTAACCTGTTGGTTGCCATTTTCAATATGATACCTGCATTCCCTACGGATGGAGGACGGGTGCTTCGTTCATTTTTATGGTGGATCAAGGGTGATATCCATTGGGCAACACAGATAGCTTCACGTATCAGTCTTCTGTTCGCCGTTGTCATTATCTTCACAGGATTTATGCATATGATAGGAGGTAATGCTATAGGAGGGCTGTGGTGGATACTGATCGGATCTTTTCTTTTCTTTGCAGCGAATGCTTCGTATCAACAGTTAATGATCAAGGAGTCATTTAAAGGGAAGGCCGTACGCCATTTCATGAACCCAGAACCCGTGAGTGTGCCTTTTGATATCACACTGCAAGCGTTTGTGGATAAGTATCTTTATCGTTATCACTATAAAATGTTCCCTGTAAGCAGAGGGGGTAAAATAGCTGGACTCATTACGGTTCAGATGCTAAAGTTACATACACACGAAGAGTGGAAGCGTCTTTACGTGGGACAGGTCATGGAAGAACAAAATTCATCCAATTCGATCGCATCAAATACGCCTATCGACGATGCCCTGAACCAAATGAATGAAAGTGGATTCACACGTTTACTGGTAGTAGAACAGCATAAAATTGTGGGCATCATTACGCTGAAGGACCTGCTTGAATATATCACATTGAAGATGGAGTTGGAGACCATACCATAGAAGCACTTGTTGGATATACCTATATAATTTGGATGAAAATGAATAAATTTGATATAATCAAATCAAAAAGGGAGTCAAGATGGAAGAGTTTGAAACGAATGAACGGGGGAAAGCCGGGTTATCAAGAGCCCTCTATACGATCTTATATTTGATCATAGGCAGGTTTATCTCGATGATCCTTTTTGTGATTGCCATTACCCAATTTATTTACAGTTGGCTGACAGGCGAACCTAATGAAAAGATCTTACATTTTACGGAAGGTTTGGCAGAGTATGCAAAACAGATTGTTTCCTATGTGGGATTCAATACGGATGAAAAACCATGGCCTGTAGGCGATTGGCCGTATGTATAGAAACTTCCTAGTTTAATATCGATCCATCATATTATTCGGGTATATCTATTTAAATGAAAACCTTATAAAATATGTTAGATTATAAGGTTTCCGACCTCCGTCTTTCGTGAAGGGAATGATATATAGTATGAAGTGTGAATTGAAAGTTATCGTATCTAAATAAGATTTCGAAGCCAACGGTGTGCTATAATTCCGCAAAGATACCATAGAGGAACAGACATATGCAGCACTATAATGATGAAAAAAACAAAGCAGGCGCCAAAGTTCTGTTCATGATCGTGCAAATGGTAGTGCTCACTATGGTGTACATCATCATCTATACTTCTTTTGTAGCAGTGGGGTTTGCTATAGACGAGTATGGTTTGAGTGTTCTGATGTATTTCCCAGTGTTTGTGGCACTGGTCATTTTCCCTATTCTCCTTTACAAATATCGACAAATGTTCAATGCAGGTAAAATGATGGGTGCCTTCATATGGACGATGGCTACAGCATCGCTGATTATTGTTTTACTTTATGTCTATGTTGCACAAATTACAGGGTAACTACTCTCCTTGATACGATTTTTCCCTAAAAAACACCAAAAAATACTCAAGCTCTCTCTCCCCGCAGCAGTGAATTCACTGCTCGATATGCTTCAAATTATTACCGACCTTATAATGGTGGGACGACTTTCTGCTTTTGCTGTGGCAGCCGTAGGGCTTGGACTGCAGTCGCTTATGTTCTTGTTTGCGATGCTTTCTTTGCTTCACATCGGTACTTCGGCGCTACTTTCGCGTTTTGTGGGAGCAGGGCAGATGAACCGCGCTTCAGTAGGACTCTCAACCCTGCTTCATTTTGTGCTATACCTCTCTTTGCCACTCATGGCCTTTTGGTACTTTTTCGCCTCAAATATCTATGTATGGTTTGGTACAGCAGTTGAAGTTGTCAGATTGGGTGAAGCGTATGTACAAACGTTGACATGGATGCTTCCTTTTGTATTGGGAAAACTGGTCTTTGTGACGGCACTGAACTCTGCAGGAGATACCCATACCCCTATGAAGATCAAGATAGCCTCTATTGTGCTCAATGTATTTTTAAACTATCTGTTGATCTTCGGTAATCATGGATTTCCGGAACTGGGTGTGATGGGTGCAGCGGTAGGTACCGTGATCGTCAATATCCTGGAACTGATCGTCTATATGGTTCTCTATCTTAAACATAAAACACCATATATACCTGCTTGGCATTACTCTACATCACTCTTAAAACGTGCACTGAAAGTGGGTATTCCTGCTTCGTTTGAACGTTCCTTGACATTTGGAAGTTTTATGCTGTTTACGGTGATCATCGCACAGTATGGCACAGAAGTATTGGCAGGGTATCAGATAGGGTTGCGGGTAGAAGGATTGGCTTTCATGCCGGGTATTGGATTTACCATTGCTGCGATGGCACTCATGGGACAGGGCTTAGGTGCAAA
This window harbors:
- the rpsU gene encoding 30S ribosomal protein S21 — encoded protein: MPGIMLSQRDSFDDAYRKFKRQCDRNLIVTEARARQHHETETEKRKKEKIATRKKILKKLFMLRRYESRL
- a CDS encoding DUF4389 domain-containing protein, with translation MEEFETNERGKAGLSRALYTILYLIIGRFISMILFVIAITQFIYSWLTGEPNEKILHFTEGLAEYAKQIVSYVGFNTDEKPWPVGDWPYV
- the purN gene encoding phosphoribosylglycinamide formyltransferase, which translates into the protein MANRKKLAVLFSGKGSNFAYIVNTLHHKGFEVVVALTNNPNAQGINIAKEASIPLEIIDSKAYESREAFDAAVVKCLQKYNPDLTVLAGFMRILTPVFTEQIKSINLHPSLLPRHKGLKAIEKSYEDEHTHGGASVHYVTSELDGGEVILQKEIAKEGLSFEDYDKKIRSIEKVALVEAIRKVLD
- a CDS encoding glutaredoxin domain-containing protein; the protein is MRFFSRVFLPFLLFVYIATETYLRLQHTSLCGEVGCALAGELLRFDHIYLNYFGLAGVLSLIISGYLSLKSRWFETLFFTMLYAGIAFETTIIGYQFIANPEPCLFCLSVFSSLLVIALFSQMKYFAVVLATVLSIFLGLNTLTIPQNRSFVTAPGLYLIQSETCSHCKKVKKYFAEHQIAYTPISAKEINARGFLKFVDISTIPVLIIKESSSMTILKGDRKIIAHFDAQRKEEVLKDVTESTLVQSSALELSSDFLGTGGDAGCTLTITETPSCEETNATPIPQH
- a CDS encoding D-2-hydroxyacid dehydrogenase translates to MNIVLLDAKTLGDDLDLTVLESFGTLSVYKTTSPEETLERIQSADIIITNKVVITATMMEAIPTLKLICIAATGMNNVDLEAARSKEIEVKNVAGYSTKSVVQHTFAMALYLLEKMAYYDKVVKDGSWSQSGLFTDVTQPFYEISGKKWGIIGFGTIGQEVAKVATAFGAEVSYHSTSGKNLHHTYPHQSLEVLLKECDIISIHAPLNENTYNLINESNLSFIKENAILLNLGRGGIINETDLAVELDRRTLYAGLDVLEKEPLTPDNSLHEVKHQERLLITPHIAWASIEARKKLLEGIVKNIQVFMESI
- a CDS encoding MATE family efflux transporter, yielding MIRFFPKKHQKILKLSLPAAVNSLLDMLQIITDLIMVGRLSAFAVAAVGLGLQSLMFLFAMLSLLHIGTSALLSRFVGAGQMNRASVGLSTLLHFVLYLSLPLMAFWYFFASNIYVWFGTAVEVVRLGEAYVQTLTWMLPFVLGKLVFVTALNSAGDTHTPMKIKIASIVLNVFLNYLLIFGNHGFPELGVMGAAVGTVIVNILELIVYMVLYLKHKTPYIPAWHYSTSLLKRALKVGIPASFERSLTFGSFMLFTVIIAQYGTEVLAGYQIGLRVEGLAFMPGIGFTIAAMALMGQGLGAKKPEQSREDVILVLKYTVSFMFFLSFFMIFMPEKLVWFFTDDAQTIEEASLYLRIVGLSQIPLAYNFVLSGALRGAGDTKRTLKINLISVWLVRIIPAFVLSWYFESILLVYIAMISDTFVKATWLWRTFDKGEWQKIKV
- a CDS encoding NAD(P)H-hydrate dehydratase, translated to MQKVFENCYALDKRCYESYGLSEDILMEHAAAGMADYIRTHFPKGTSVLIVAGTGNNGADGIALGRQLHGDYDVKLYLPFPLHSSMAKIQFERATLLGLKIVDQISQADVVVDALFGAGLNRNLDEDTEHLLHQLNALKAHKIACDIPTGVGEKGILMPMAFHADVTLTMGAYKEALFLDACKDVVGEVLRIDLGVSSLFYEGESQTCLLEKSDLKLPSRTEQSTHKGIFGHAAVFCGEKEGAGIISGMAAATFGAGLTTLVVHERITPPPYLMHSTVVPDNASAMAIGMGLGCHFESEFLQKYVVKSHLPIVLDADSFYNEEILSVLEQKDREVVITPHPKEFVVLWKTLTGEQLTVTQVQNRRFEMVRKFNARYPHITLLLKGANTLIMQEERLYINPLGCSKLSKGGSGDVLSGLIVALLAQGYTAIDAAIQASLALVIAAHQYEGSSYAMLSTDLVEEVGKLECTVKG
- the thpR gene encoding RNA 2',3'-cyclic phosphodiesterase, with the protein product MRLFIASPVILEDYASIQEDFKGIIEGKWVEEQNLHLTWVFLGDVEEVKPILDKLQGISALEHQVPIQALGYFGRPPRVFFSKSKAIELYNKAKEFKHAGFDLYRFKPHITFCRIKAIHDYKAYKEKLKTYRERSLGVILPEITIYESTLSSEGAQYSHRYTIKKI
- the purT gene encoding formate-dependent phosphoribosylglycinamide formyltransferase, translating into MTFTTTLQKDAIKIMLLGSGELGKEVAMEAQRLGIEVIAVDKYENAPAHLVANRSYAIDMQDKEAVLALIEKEQPSFILPEVEAISIAALFEAEAKGFHVIPNAEAVNKTMNRKNIRVFAAEELGLKTSGYEFVTTLEGLKEASNRIGFPCVIKPVMSSSGHGQSIARTADDIENSWEIAKEARGDASELIVEEFVPFDYEITLLTVRNETGTTFCEPIGHVQKDGDFILSWQPMQMTPEALKKAQEIAKAVTDGLGGRGIFGVEFFVKDDEVYFSELSPRPHDTGMVTLITQSQSEFALHVRAVLGLPLDFTFYGSGACGAYKAKNESHTPILEVPDTAFTKDSFVRVFGKPESHVGRRMAVSLVLDEVEEAKRRATQIVENISDH
- a CDS encoding site-2 protease family protein, producing the protein MLKRKIALFKLLGFTVSLDVSWGIILFLVIWSLSKGFFPSYFPGLSLQTYWLMGVSGAIGLFISIIIHEFSHALIARKYDIKIKGITLFIFGGVAEMKDEPHTPKSEFLMAIAGPIASFTLSIIFSGLAQVAETLKFSVPIVAILGYLSMINLLVAIFNMIPAFPTDGGRVLRSFLWWIKGDIHWATQIASRISLLFAVVIIFTGFMHMIGGNAIGGLWWILIGSFLFFAANASYQQLMIKESFKGKAVRHFMNPEPVSVPFDITLQAFVDKYLYRYHYKMFPVSRGGKIAGLITVQMLKLHTHEEWKRLYVGQVMEEQNSSNSIASNTPIDDALNQMNESGFTRLLVVEQHKIVGIITLKDLLEYITLKMELETIP